The Mesorhizobium sp. AR10 genome includes the window GGTTGGGTCCCGAAAGTATCCTTCGAAAAAGGGCTCGATCGCACCTTCGCGGCAGGGGCCCCCTCTTGGGGAGCAGCACCTTGAAGGTCGTCTTCGCCAACAGTGCCTGGGTCGCTGCTGCCGAGCGCCTGATCCTGCGCGGCGGCAGCTGGAAGACCGTCCGGTTGCGCGTGCGCTACGGGCTGATCATCCATCCGCAAGCCGGCCCTGTGCTGATCGATACCGGCTATACGCCGCACGCCACCACTGGCGCCGACCGCAGTGCCGCGCTGCGTTTCTATGGCGCGGCACTCAGGCCCGAACTCAATGAAGCCGAACAGCCGCTGCCGGTGCTCAAGCGTTTCGGCCTGTCGCCTCAGGACGTAGGCACCGTGATCGTCACGCATTTCCATGCAGATCACATCTCCGGCCTGTCGCTGTTCCCCCATGCCCGCTTCATCGCCAGCGATGCGGCCTGGTCGCGGGCGAAGGCCAGAACGGCCTGGCAGAATCTGAGCCATGGCGTTTTCACCGAGCTGTTTCCGGCGGATTTCGAGAGCCGGCTCGACGGGCTGTCGTCGAAGCAGCAGATCGAGCCGAGCGACGGCATACCCGGCGGCGCCGATTTGTTCGGCGACGGCAGCGTGCTCGCGGTCGATCTGCGCGGCCATGCCGACGGCCAGTTCGGCCTGCTGTTCCCCAGGCTGGACCGCCCGCTGCTCTACGCCGTCGATGCGCAGTGGCTGCTCGCCGCCCTTGTCGAGAACCGCACGCCGGGTTTCCCGGCAAGCCTGCTCGCCGAAGATGCCTCAGCACTTGAACCTACCAGCGCAACGCTCAGGCGTTTTCTGACGGTCGGCGGCGAGGTCATGTTCTGTCACGATCCGAAGCCGACGTCCTACGATCTGGACAGCGAGGGCGGATGAACGGGCTCGGCGAAGCGTTCAGGTCGTTTGCCGTCACCCGCTGGGTCTCGCGCAAGAGCCGCAAGGATTTCGAGCGCTGGCAGGCGCGCGCCCTGCGCCACTGGCTCGACCGCGACCTGCCGCGCGCGCCGTTCTACGGCAAGGCGCCGCTCCATCTCGGCGCGCTGCCGGTGATCGACAAGGCGGTGCTGATGGCGGATTTCGAGCGCTTCAACATCAGCGGCATCTCGGCCGCCGAGGCCTGGAACGCTGTTGCCGGAGACGGCCGCATCGGCAAGCTGACCGTCGGCGCCAGCACCGGCACGTCCGGCAATCGCGGCCTGTTCGTCATTTCCGAGGCGGAAAAATATCGCTGGCTGGGCTCGCTCCTGGCCAAGGCCATGCCTGACCTGCTCTGGCGCCGGCAGCGCGTGGCGGTGATCCTGCCGCAGAACACCGGACTCTACGACAGCGCCCGCACATCCCGGCGCATCGACCTCAGCTTCTTCGACCTGACGCTCGGGCCGGAACGCTGGCGCTTAGCGCTCGAGGATTTCGCGCCGACGGTGATCATCGCGCCGCCGAAAATGCTGCGGCACTTCGCGACCGAAAACTTCCGGCTCAAGCCGCTGCGCATCTTCTCGGCCGCCGAAACGCTGGATACGGTCGACCGGCCTGTCATCGAAGCCTTCTTCGGCCGCGCGCTCGACCAGATCTACATGGCGACGGAAGGGCTGTTCGCGGTCACGTGCCGCCAGGGCGGACTGCATCTGGCGGAGGATTCGGTGTTCTTCGAATTCGAGCCGGTGGGCGATGGGCTGGTGACGCCGCTGGTCACCGCCTTTCGCCGCCAGACGCAGATCATGGCGCGATACCGGATGAACGATCTGTTGCGCCTGTCCAAGGCGCCATGCCGTTGTGGCTCGCCGCTGCGCACGGTGGACGAGATCGTCGGCCGCATGGACGACGCCTTCCGGCTCGCTTCCGCGCACGGACAGATCCTGGTGACGCCCGACATATTGCGCAACGCGGTGCTGAAGGCGGACCGGCGCATCGACGATTTCAGGCTGATCCAGACCGCACCTGATACCGTCGAACTGCGCTTGCCGCCCGGCCTCGCCAATGAGGCGGCGGCGGCCGCGCTTGCTGGCGTGCGCGCGCTGCTGGCCTCGCGCCAGGCGACGGTGTCCGTCGAACTCGTGCGCGCGCCGCTGCCGCTGGACACCACCCGCAAGCTGCGCCGCGTCGAATGCCGGCTGGGAGCAGCACCGTGAACCGGCCTACCCTCACCGCGCAACGCCAGGAACAGGCGGACCGGGTTGAAAACAACCCGCGCAAGGTCGAAGCGTTCGCGCGGCTTTTCAACGAAATTCCGGTGCGCGACCTCATCGGCAATCTGACGGTGGCCG containing:
- a CDS encoding MBL fold metallo-hydrolase, which encodes MKVVFANSAWVAAAERLILRGGSWKTVRLRVRYGLIIHPQAGPVLIDTGYTPHATTGADRSAALRFYGAALRPELNEAEQPLPVLKRFGLSPQDVGTVIVTHFHADHISGLSLFPHARFIASDAAWSRAKARTAWQNLSHGVFTELFPADFESRLDGLSSKQQIEPSDGIPGGADLFGDGSVLAVDLRGHADGQFGLLFPRLDRPLLYAVDAQWLLAALVENRTPGFPASLLAEDASALEPTSATLRRFLTVGGEVMFCHDPKPTSYDLDSEGG
- a CDS encoding F390 synthetase-related protein; translation: MNGLGEAFRSFAVTRWVSRKSRKDFERWQARALRHWLDRDLPRAPFYGKAPLHLGALPVIDKAVLMADFERFNISGISAAEAWNAVAGDGRIGKLTVGASTGTSGNRGLFVISEAEKYRWLGSLLAKAMPDLLWRRQRVAVILPQNTGLYDSARTSRRIDLSFFDLTLGPERWRLALEDFAPTVIIAPPKMLRHFATENFRLKPLRIFSAAETLDTVDRPVIEAFFGRALDQIYMATEGLFAVTCRQGGLHLAEDSVFFEFEPVGDGLVTPLVTAFRRQTQIMARYRMNDLLRLSKAPCRCGSPLRTVDEIVGRMDDAFRLASAHGQILVTPDILRNAVLKADRRIDDFRLIQTAPDTVELRLPPGLANEAAAAALAGVRALLASRQATVSVELVRAPLPLDTTRKLRRVECRLGAAP